From the genome of Oncorhynchus mykiss isolate Arlee unplaced genomic scaffold, USDA_OmykA_1.1 un_scaffold_120, whole genome shotgun sequence:
CAGTACCTTAGCTCCGCCCGCATCGACGGAGCCGTCATCATCACCACCCCGCAGGTAACTACGGCGACTACGGCTCACTAGAGAGAACAACTAGGTAGCTACAGCATGTTTCTGTTGTTACCACGTGGCTAAGGCACGTCGCTACGGCAACCGGTTTGTTAACCTGTTAACCAGGACTGTCTGGTTAGATGGGTTGCTATGACTGGGTCGTTTAACCAAGACTGTCTGGGTCGTTTAACCAGGACTGACTGTGTCGTTTAACCAAGACTGACTGGGTCGTTTAACCAGGACTGTCTGGGTCGTTTAACCAGGACTGTCTGGGTCGTTTAACCAGGACTGTCTGGGTCGTTTAACCAGGACTGTCTGGGTCGTTTAACCAGGACTGACTGGGTCGTTTAACCAGGACTGTCTGGGTCGTTTAACCAGGACTGTCTGGGTCGTTTAACCAGGACTGTCTTGGTGGTTTAACCAGGACTGTCTTGGTGGTTTAACCAGGACTGTCTGGGTGGTTTAACCAGGACTGTCTGGGTCGTTTAACCAGGACTGTCTGGGTCGTTTAACCAGGACTGTCTGGGTCGTTTAACCAGGACTGTCTGGGTCGTTTAACCAGGACTGTCTTATTAGATCGGTTGCTATGACTGCGGTTGCTATGACAGAAtccgtgtggaggctatattcggGGGGTActggagtcaatgtgcagggggaaccgatgtcgaggtaattgaggtaattatgtaggtagagttattaaagatAATAactgagtagcagcagcgtagaagaagggggggggggggggtgcaaatagtcttggtagccatttgattagatgttcaggagtcttgtggcttggggggtagaagctgtttctTGGACCTGGACTTGTTGCTCCCATACCgctttccgtgcggtagcagagagaacagtctatgactagagtggctggagtctttgacaatttttagggcctttcctctgacaccgcctggtatagaggtcctggatggcaggaagattgACCCCGGtgatgtgatgtactgggctgtacgctctaacctctgtagtgccttgtggtcggaggccgagcagttgccataccaggcagtgatgctctcgatggtgcagatgtTGAAGCTttcgaggatctgaggacccatgccaaatcttttcagtctcctgagggggaataggttttgttgtgccctcttcacgactgtcttggtgtgcttggaccatgttagtttgttggtgatgtggacaccaaggaacttgaagctctcaacctgctccactacagccccgtagtGTGAGTAgtagtaggctcgtgtcactgggcagctcgcggctgtgcttcccttttgtagtctgtaatggtttgcaagccacACACAGGGCTGCCGCgacctgcccagtgacacgagcctaccagacgagctaaatcacttctatgctcgattggaggaaagtaacactgaaacatgcatgagagcatcagctgttccagatgactgtgtgatcacgcactCCGCAGCTGACTGGcaattgtcttcactgacatgttcaacctctcccctGAGAGatggctcacataaacaccattatcccagaaaccctagacctgctccaatttgcataccgcgccctaacagatccacagaatatgcaatctctattgcactccacactgccctttcccacctggacaaaagaaacacctatatgagaatgctattcattgactacagctcagcgttcaacaccatagtacctacAATGCTCATCCCTGActtagtctgtaataccaacatctctctccctcctccccccccccccccccacctctccaggAGGTATCTCTTCAGGATGTCAGGAAGGAGATTAGGTTCTGTCAGAAGGTCCAGCTGCCCATCATAGGAGTGGTGGAGAACATGAGTGGGTTTGTCTGTCCCAAATGCAAGGTgagagttttatttatttatgtatatgTGGACAATGTGTAATTTTCTctgataaagacagacaccattcATTGGCATGATGTgtaaccctttctctctctttctctctctctcccctcctctcctctctctcccctcctctcctctctctccctcgtctctctccccctcgtctctctcccccacctctctctctcccctcctcccctctctctctcccctctcgtctctctcccccatctctctctctcccctctcctctctctccctcgtctctctctctcccctctcctctctctccctcgtctctctcccccatccccccccccccctcctcaagAACACGTCTCAGATCTTCCCACCCACCacgggaggagcagagaggatgtGTGAAGAGATGAACCTTACTCTGCTAGGACGAGTCCCACTGGACCCCAGGATAGGTACTGGACTACAGATAGCTGTGTTAGTACCAGTCCCACTGGACCCCAGGATAGAGACTGGACCCCAGGATAGAGACTGGACCCCAGGATAGAGACTGGACCCCAGGATAGGTACTGGACCCCAGGATAGGTACTGGACCCCAGGATAGGTACTGGACCCCAGGATAGAGACTGGACCCCAGGATAGAGACTGGACCCCAGGATAGAGACTGGACCCCAGGATAGAGACTGGACCCCAGGATAGAGACTGGACCCCAGGATAGGTACTGGACTACAGGTAGTTGTGTTAGTACCAGTCCTACTGGACCACAGGATAGATACTGGACCCCAGGATAGGTACTGGACCCCAGGGTAGGTACTGGACCCCAGGATAGGTACTGGACCCCAGGATAGAGACTGGACCCCAGGGTAGATGCTGGACCCCAGGATAGGTACTGGACTACAGATAGCTGTGTTAGTACCAGTCCTACTGGACCCCAGGATAGAGACTGGACCCCAGGATAGATTCTGGACCCCAGGATAGATTCTGGACCCCAGGATAGGTACTGGACCCCAGGATAGGTACTGGACCCCAGGATAGGTACTGGACCCCAGGATGGGTACTGGACCCCAGGATAGGTACTGGACTACAGGATAGGTACTGGACCCCAGGATGGGTACTGGACCCCAGGATAGGTACTGGACCCCAGGATAGGTACTGGACCCCAGGATAGAGACTGGACCCCAGGATAGAGACTGGACCCCAGGATAGATACTGGACTACAGATAGCTGTGTTAGTACCAGTCCTACTGGACCCCAGGATAGAGACTGGACCCCAGGATAGGTACTGGACCCCAGGGTAGGTACTTTACCCCAGGGTAGGTACTTTACCCCAGGATAGAGACTGGACCCCAGGATAGAGACTGGACCCCAGGATAGAGACTGGACCCCAGGATAGAGACTGGACCCCAGGATAGAGACTGGACCCCAGGATAGAGACTGGACCCcagctatgcagtaagtcaggtctatagatccacagctatgcagtaagtcaggtctatagatccacagctatgcagtaattcaggtctatagatccacagctatgcagtaagtcaggtctatagatccacagctatgcagtaagtcaggtctatagatccacagctaagcagtaagtcaggtctatagatccacagctatgcagtaagtcaggtctatagatccacagctatgcagtaagtcaggtctatagatccacagccatgcagtaagtcaggtctatagatccacagctaaccagtaagtcaggtctatagatccacaccacagctatgcagtaagtcaggtctatagatccacagctaagcagtaagtcaggtctatagatccacagctatgcagtaagtcaggtctatagatccacagctatgcagtaagtcaggtctatagatccacagctatgcagtaagtcaggtctttagatccacagctatgcagtaagtcaggtctatagatccacagctatgcagtaagtcaggtctatagatccacagctatgcagtaagtcaggtctatagatccacagctatgcagtaagtcaggtctataggTCCACAAcacagctatgcagtaagtcaggtctatagattcacaccacagctatgcagtaagtcaggtctatagatccacacCACAGCcatgcagtaagtcaggtctatagatccacaccaatgcagtaagtcaggtctatagatccacagctatgcagtaagtcaggtctatagatccacagctatgcagtaagtcaggtctatagatccacaccacagctatgcagtaagtcaggtctatagatccacaccacagctatgcagtaagtcaggtctatagatccacactacagctatgcagtaagtcaggtctatagatccacaccacagctatgcagtaagtcaggtctatagatccacagctatgcagtaagtcaggtctatagatccacagctatgcagtaagtcaggtctatagatccacagctatgcagtaagtcaggtctatagatccacagctatgcagtaagtcaggtctatagatccacaccacagctatgcagtaagtcaggtctatagatccacactacagctatgcagtaagtcaggtctatagatccacaccacagctatgcagtaagtcaggtctatagatccacaccacagctatgcagtaagtcaggtctatagatccacagctatgcagtaagtcaggtctatagatccacagctatgcagtaagtcaggtctataaATCCACACCaatgcagtaagtcaggtctatagatccacacCACAGCcatgcagtaagtcaggtctatagatccacagctatgcagtaagtcaggtctatagatccacagctatgcagtaagtcaggtctatagatccacagctatgcagtaagtcaggtctatagatccacagctatgcagttagtcaggtctatagatccacagctatgcagtaagtcaggtctatagatccacagctatgcagtaagtcaggtctatagatccacagctatgcagtaagtcaggtctatagatccacagctatgcagtaagtcaggtctatagatccacaccacagctatgcagtaagtcaggtctatagatccacactacagctatgcagtaagtcaggtctatagatccacaccacagctatgcagtaagtcaggtctatagatccacaccacagctatgcagtaagtaaggtctatagatccacagctatgcagtaagtcaggtctatagatccacaccacagctatgcagtaagtcaggtctatagatccacaccacagctatgcagtaagtcaggtctatagatccacacCACAGCTATtcagtaagtcaggtctatagatccacaccacagctatgcagtaagtcaggtctatagatccacagctatgcagtaagtcaggtctatatatccacagctatgcagtaagtcaggtctataaATCCACACCaatgcagtaagtcaggtctatagatccacagctatgcagttagtcaggtctatagatccacagctatgcagtaagtcaggtctatagatccacagctatgcagtaagtcaggtctatagatccacagctatgcagtaagtcaggtctatagatccactccacagctatgcagtaagtcaggtctatagatccacactacagctatgcagtaagtcaggtctatagatccacaccacagctatgcagtaagtcaggtctatagatccacaccacagctatgcagtaagtaaggtctatagatccacagctatgcagtaagtcaggtctatatatccacagctatgcagtaagtcaggtctataaATCCACACCaatgcagtaagtcaggtctatagatccacaccactgctatgcagtaagtcaggtctatagatccacagctatgcagtaagtcaggtctatagatccacagctatgcagtaagtcaggtctataaATTCACACCaatgcagtaagtcaggtctatagatccacacCACAGCTATGCTGTAAGTCAGGTCTGTAGATCCACAGCTATGCAGTtagtcaggtctatagatccacacCACAGGcatgcagtaagtcaggtctatagatccacaccaatgcagtaagtcaggtctatagatccacagctatgcagtaagtcaggtctatagatccacagctatgcagtaagtcaggtctatagatccacaccacagctatgcagtaagtcaggtctatagatccacactacagctatgcagtaagtcaggtctatagatccacaccacagctatgcagtaagtcaggtctatagatccacaccacagctatgcagtaagtcaggtctatagatccacactacagctatgcagtaagtcaggtctatagatccacaccacagctatgcagtaagtcaggtctatagatccacaccacagctatgcagtaagtcaggtctatagatccacaccacagctatgcagtaagtcaggtctatagatccacagctatgcagtaagtcaggtctatagatccacagctatgcagtaagtcaggtctatagatccacagctatgcagtaaTTCAGGTCTATAAATCCACACCaatgcagtaagtcaggtctatagatccacaccacaccaatgcagtaagtcaggtctatagatccacagctatgcagtaagtcactgttatctctctcctttctccctccttctgtcctcctacctctctctctctctctctttctctgtctctgtctctctctctctctctctctctctctctctctctctgtctctccttctctctgtctctctctccttctccttgtctctgtctgtcaggtAAGAGTTGTGATGAAGGGAAGTCATTCCTGACTGAAGTCCCAGActcccctgctgctgctgcttaccACTCGATAGTACAGAgtgagtatacacacacacacagacagggacacagacagacagggacacagacagacagggacacagacagacagggacacagacagacagggacacacagacagacagggacacacagacagacagggacacacagacagacagggacacacagacagacagggacacacagacagacagggacacacagacagacagggacacacagacagacagggacacacagacagacagggacacacagacagacagggacacacagacagacagggacacacagacagacagggacacagacagacagggacacagacagacagggacacagacagacagggacacagacagacagggacacacagggacacagacacacagggacacagacagacagggacacagacagacagggacacagacagacagggacacacagacagggacacagacagacagggacacagacacgcagggacacagacagacagggacacagacagacagggacacagacagacagggacacagacagacagggacacagacagacagggacacagacagacagggacacagacagacagggacacagacagacagggacacagacagacagggacacagacagacagggacacagacacacagggacacagacacacagggacacagacacacagggacagggacacagacagggacacagacagggacacagacacagacagggacacacagggacacagacagggacacagacacacagggacacagacacacagggacagggacacagacagggacacagacagggacacagacacagacagggacacactgggacacagacagggacacagcacaTTTGTTTTCTTGTGTTGTAACGGAGTTAAAGAGGAAGAGATTCTGTACCAGAGGAAGTAGGAACAATTATAACATTGATATCAGGAAATGAAATCTACGTTTAATCGGGGGGGTAAAGTCGGGGGGGTGGCGCGATCCGGCTAAGACTCTTCGAAAAGGTGCTGTCTTGTTTTGTGAGACAGGAGGTCACGAGTTGgtaccaagtgtgtgtgtgtgtgtgggggggttcaaCCAGGAGGAAGTCGCTCCGGCAGTTTGACGTTAGTGATACATCTAACGCCTTCATATTATCAAACCACATATCTGATAtgtcctctttcctccctccctctcctccctccctccttccccccctctcatccctccctccttcccttctccctcccattcctccctctcctccctccctccctctcctccctccctccctccctcacattgTATCCAGGTATCCAGGCCTACTGCTTGTCCCATGTGACACGGGAGGAGAGTGCTGGCTAGAAGCCAGTCTGGAGGCCGCCATGTTGCTCTGGATGCCAGGGACGGAACACATGTCGAGGGTCCCTACTGTCTGATGAATGAATAAATCACATGCTCTGGTTTAGGAGCTGATGTAGGatcaggaccccccccccctccattcacAATGTGTCTGAGTAGGACACCTGATGTAAGGTCAGGACCCCATATTCAcaatgtgtctcagagtaggactgctgatcaGGACCCCCATTCAcaatgtgtctcagagtaggacacCTGATGTAGGATCAAGACCCCCATTCAcaatgtgtctcagagtaggactgctgatcaGGACCCCCATTCAcaatgtgtctcagagtaggacacCTGATGTAGGATCAAGACCCCCATTCAcaatgtgtctcagagtaggactgctgatcaGGACCCCCATTCAcaatgtgtctcagagtaggacacCTGATGTAAGGTCAGGACCCCTATTCAcaatgtgtctcagagtaggactgctgatcaGGACCCCCATTCAcaatgtgtctcagagtaggactgctgatcaGGACCCCCATTCAcaatgtgtctcagagtaggactgctgatcaGGACCCCCATTCAcaatgtgtctcagagtaggacacCTGATGTAAGGTTAGGACCCCTATTCAcaatgtgtctcagagtaggactgctgatcaGGACCCCCATTCAcaatgtgtctcagagtaggactgctgatcaGGACCCCCATTCAcaatgtgtctcagagtaggactgctgatcaGGACCCCCATTCAcaatgtgtctcagagtaggactgctgatcaGGACCCCCATTCACAacgtgtctcagagtaggacacCTGATGTAAGGTCAGGACCCCTATTCAcaatgtgtctcagagtaggactgctgatcaGGACCCCTATTCAcaatgtgtctcagagtaggactgctgatcaGGACCCCCATTCAcaatgtgtctcagagtaggactgctgatcaGGACCCCCATTCAcaatgtgtctcagagtaggactgctgatcaGGACCCCTATTCAcaatgtgtctcagagtaggactgtTGATCAGGACCCCCATTCAcaatgtgtctcagagtaggactgctgatcaGGACCCCTATTCAcaatgtgtctcagagtaggactgctgatcaGGACCCCCATTCAcaatgtgtctcagagtaggactgctgatcaGGACCCCCATTCAcaatgtgtctcagagtaggacacCTGATGTAAGGTTAGGACCCCTATTCAcaatgtgtctcagagtaggactgctgatcaGGACCCCCATTCACAacgtgtctcagagtaggacacCTGATGTAAGGTTAGGACCCCTATTCACAATGTGTCTtagagtaggactgctgatcaGGACCCCCATTCAcaatgtgtctcagagtaggacacCTGATGTAAAGTCAGGACCCCTATTCAcaatgtgtctcagagtaggactgctgatcaGGACCCCCATTCAcaatgtgtctcagagtaggactgctgatcaGGACCCCCATTCAcaatgtgtctcagagtaggacacCTGATGTAAGGTCAGGACCCCTATTCAcaatgtgtctcagagtaggactgctgatcaAGACCCCCATTCAcaatgtgtctcagagtaggactgctgatcaGGACCCCTATTCAcaatgtgtctcagagtaggacacCTGATGTAAAGTCAGGACCCCATATTCACAATGTGTCTGAGTAGGACACCTGATGTAAAGTCAGGACCCCATATTCACAATGTGTCTGAGTAGGACTGCTGATCAGGACCCCCGTTCACAATGTGTACTGTTACTGAGAGTGTGAAtatgggacctgatcctagatccagTTCTGTTACTCCGAGACTGTTTGTGAAtatgggacctgatcctagatccagTTCTGTTACTCTGAGACTGTTTGTGAATATGGGACCTGATCCAGTTCAGTTACTCTGAGACTGTTTGTGAAtatgggacctgatcctagatccagTTCTGTTACTCTGAGACTGTTTGTGAAtatgggacctgatcctagatccagTTCTGTTACTCTGAGACTGTTTGTGAAtatgggacctgatcctagatccagTTCTGTTACTCTGAGACTGTTTGTGAAtatgggacctgatcctagatccagTTCTGTTCCTCTGAGACTGTTTGTCAAtatgggacctgatcctagatccagTTCTGTTACTCTGAGACTTATTTGTGAAtatgggacctgatcctagatccagTTCTGTTACTCTCAGACTGTTTGTCAATATGTGTACAGCTCTTTAGTATCACAACTCTTGACTTAATTTTTTAATTGATAGTTCACCTGAAATGATATTTTGATTTCCTTACCCTGTTTACCTGGACACTGTCTCCAAATATTAAATGTTGTTGTTGTCCAAAACCTTGCAAGTCAATGTCCTCCCTCATGTCCTGGGTGAACTATCCCGTCAACCTTTTACACTGCTGGGGATTGGTTTTTATAGACGGGGCTAAACTGGAaggtttcttacagaagaaatatgggATGCATAAACATagtataattattttttaaagaacagtttggagattatgggaacAGTAACCACTGCTTATTGTGATCgggaacaacccagggtatgacaccgtgtcatctagtcaatacaacccagggtatgacaccgtgtcatctagtcaatacaacccagggtatgacaccgtgtcatctagtcaatacaacccagggtatgacaccgtgtcatctagtcaatacaacccagggtatgacaccgtgtcatcTAGTCTATACAACAAACCACTGCTTATTGTGATcggaacaacccagggtatgacactgtgtcatctagtcaatacaacccagggtatgacaccgtgtcatctagtcaatacaacccagggtatgacaccgtgtcatctagtcaatacaacccagggtatgacaccgtgtcatctagtcaatacaacccagggtatgacaccgtgtcatctagtcaatacaacccagggtatgacaccgtgtcatctagtcaatacaacccagggtatgacaccgtgtcatcTAGTCTATACAACAAA
Proteins encoded in this window:
- the LOC110515829 gene encoding cytosolic Fe-S cluster assembly factor nubp1 isoform X2, with the translated sequence MLTVKHKILVLSGKGGVGKSTFSAHLAHALASDATKEVALLDVDICGPSIPRIMGLEGEQVHQSGSGWSPVYVEDNLAVMSIGFLLSSPDDAVIWRGPKKNGMIKQFLRDVDWGELDYLIVDTPPGTSDEHLSIVQYLSSARIDGAVIITTPQEVSLQDVRKEIRFCQKVQLPIIGVVENMSGFVCPKCKNTSQIFPPTTGGAERMCEEMNLTLLGRVPLDPRIGKSCDEGKSFLTEVPDSPAAAAYHSIVQSIQAYCLSHVTREESAG